Proteins from one Coffea arabica cultivar ET-39 chromosome 8c, Coffea Arabica ET-39 HiFi, whole genome shotgun sequence genomic window:
- the LOC113706347 gene encoding uncharacterized protein, with translation MPSVVIINKTKSEIVIRVFYRIGDGDGSGCYGSVVYRLKRDGYKLLNRSYFERLSKTMFAPLEIRIFRGGESEFIGFSPLELDFCDGIVVELDDDTDKLAKKFVQRRRVYSHAWIKYWIPHFGIKERIDHILSALSTESAAEPV, from the exons ATGCCATCCGTAGTTATTATCAACAAAACCAAATCAGAAATCGTAATCAGGGTTTTTTACCGTATTGGAGATGGAGACGGCAGCGGCTGCTATGGGTCTGTAGTTTATAGACTGAAGCGTGATGGATACAAGTTACTGAATCGCTCGTACTTTGAGCGGTTGTCTAAGACCATGTTCGCTCCTCTGGAGATTCGTATATTCCGGGGAGGTGAAAGCGAATTCATCGGCTTTTCTCCGCTTGAGCTCGATTTTTGTGACGGAATTGTGGTCGAACTTGATGATGATACTGACAAATTGGCCAAGAAATTTGTTCAAAGGCGGAGAGTTTATTCTCATGCGTGGATAAA GTACTGGATTCCTCATTTCGGGATTAAAGAGAGGATTGATCATATCCTTTCAGCTCTG AGTACTGAGTCTGCTGCTGAGCCAGTTTGA